In Clostridium swellfunianum, a genomic segment contains:
- a CDS encoding phosphomevalonate kinase, with translation MMYSEYKIKVPGKLMVAGEYAVLEPNQKAVVIAVNRYVTAYIKSCNQNILSLPQLSVENVKWWIVNEEVKFSEPNGRLSFVQNSIAVATQYLQEKSIKLQPSNLEIISELDDPLTGKKYGLGSSAAVVVSVVSAMLSLHDCVSELDRDKIFKLSAIAHVKTQGSGSGADIAAAVYGGWLEYCSFSAKWILNELEKGTKLIEMLERPWPNLSIVTLTPPVSLQLAVGWTRDAEATGHMIQKAYKFREDNLTLYNDFLRASLIAVEQLIQSFKSNESIEAIKALSQNRKVLQKLGEESGILIETEKLKNLCSIAENFGSAKSSGAGGGDCGVAFIKDASKKQELYEAWEDADISPLDLCVSEEGIIVMK, from the coding sequence ATGATGTATTCAGAGTATAAAATAAAGGTGCCAGGAAAGCTTATGGTTGCTGGTGAATATGCTGTGCTAGAACCAAATCAAAAGGCTGTGGTTATTGCAGTAAATCGCTATGTAACAGCTTATATTAAATCCTGCAATCAAAATATACTTTCACTTCCACAGTTAAGTGTAGAAAATGTTAAATGGTGGATAGTTAATGAAGAGGTCAAATTCAGCGAACCCAATGGAAGATTAAGCTTCGTGCAAAACTCTATAGCTGTCGCCACTCAATATTTACAGGAAAAATCAATTAAGCTTCAACCTTCTAATTTGGAAATTATAAGTGAGCTTGATGACCCTTTAACGGGCAAGAAATATGGACTTGGCTCAAGTGCAGCAGTTGTGGTATCAGTTGTTTCTGCTATGTTATCTCTACATGATTGCGTATCAGAACTTGATCGTGATAAAATTTTTAAGCTTTCAGCTATTGCTCATGTAAAAACGCAGGGAAGTGGATCTGGAGCAGATATTGCAGCCGCTGTTTATGGCGGTTGGCTTGAGTATTGTTCTTTTAGTGCGAAATGGATATTAAATGAGCTTGAAAAAGGAACAAAACTAATAGAGATGCTCGAGAGGCCTTGGCCAAACCTATCAATTGTTACATTAACCCCACCTGTTTCTCTTCAATTGGCTGTTGGTTGGACAAGAGATGCAGAAGCAACAGGCCATATGATTCAAAAAGCTTATAAATTTCGTGAAGACAATCTTACACTTTACAATGATTTTCTAAGAGCAAGCTTAATTGCAGTAGAACAATTAATCCAAAGCTTTAAAAGCAATGAAAGCATAGAAGCTATTAAAGCTTTATCTCAAAATAGAAAAGTACTTCAAAAACTTGGTGAAGAGTCCGGCATTTTAATTGAAACAGAAAAATTAAAAAATCTCTGTTCGATAGCTGAAAATTTTGGAAGCGCCAAGTCTTCAGGGGCAGGCGGTGGAGATTGTGGAGTAGCTTTTATAAAAGATGCATCTAAAAAGCAAGAATTGTATGAGGCATGGGAAGATGCAGACATTAGCCCATTAGATTTGTGTGTATCAGAAGAAGGTATTATAGTAATGAAATAG
- a CDS encoding deoxycytidylate deaminase, translated as MERRDKHNYYLDIAETVLERGTCLRRNYGSIIVKNDEIISTGYTGAPRGRKNCTDIGVCRREQLNVPRGTQYELCRSVHSEANAIISASRRDMIGATLYLVGKYARTGEFVEDANSCIMCKRLIINSGIESVIIRDTKDYYRIIQVQQWIDDDDSLYGNGGY; from the coding sequence ATGGAAAGAAGAGATAAGCATAACTATTATCTTGATATAGCAGAAACAGTTCTTGAGCGAGGTACATGCCTTAGAAGAAACTATGGGTCGATAATAGTAAAGAATGATGAAATAATTTCAACTGGTTATACAGGTGCTCCAAGAGGGAGGAAAAATTGTACGGATATTGGAGTTTGCAGAAGAGAACAACTGAATGTTCCAAGAGGAACTCAATACGAATTATGCAGGTCTGTTCATTCTGAAGCAAATGCTATAATAAGCGCTTCGAGAAGGGATATGATAGGAGCGACTCTATATCTTGTAGGTAAATATGCTCGAACAGGTGAATTTGTTGAAGACGCAAACTCTTGCATTATGTGTAAAAGGCTTATTATAAATTCTGGTATAGAATCGGTTATTATAAGAGATACAAAGGATTATTACAGAATTATACAAGTTCAGCAATGGATAGATGATGATGATTCCTTGTACGGAAATGGTGGGTACTAA